The following are from one region of the Segatella oris genome:
- a CDS encoding DUF5675 family protein — MKINIKRIARKTDYTIGHLYVGGQYFCDTLEPADCGLTKETPLRDIQLAKARGRVAIPMGCYRVLITKSPRFGCWLPLVYGVRGFKGIRIHAGNRPADTSGCILVGWNRRVGELMNSRTALHLLMQKMTEALGRGERVEVEIE, encoded by the coding sequence CTATCGGACATCTCTATGTCGGCGGACAATATTTTTGTGACACGCTGGAACCTGCTGATTGCGGATTGACCAAGGAAACACCGCTCCGTGATATTCAGTTGGCAAAAGCACGTGGCAGGGTGGCTATCCCCATGGGATGCTATCGGGTGCTGATCACCAAGAGCCCGCGTTTTGGTTGCTGGCTTCCACTGGTCTATGGTGTGCGTGGATTTAAGGGTATCCGCATTCATGCAGGAAATAGGCCCGCTGACACCTCAGGTTGCATTCTTGTGGGGTGGAACCGCAGGGTGGGAGAATTGATGAACTCTCGAACTGCCCTGCATTTGCTGATGCAAAAGATGACGGAGGCTTTGGGAAGAGGGGAGCGTGTGGAGGTGGAGATAGAATGA